The window TGCGCTCGATCGCCCCGATCCTCTCGGACGGGCGCCTGGTGGGCTGGGTCGCGGTGGGTGTCACGCTCGGAAGCATCTCGGCCGAGATCCTTTCGCGCCTGCCCTTCGTGCTCGGCATCGCCCTGCTGCTCCTGGCTGCGGGGCTCGTGGGCGCCGTCATCGCGCGCCGTCAGCTGCGGCGGATGGCCGGAGACCTCCCGCCCGGAACCATCCGCGACGCGGTGGCGTCCTACGAGTCGGTACGCACTCTCGGCGAGGCGCTGCGCGCGCAGACGCACGAGCACGGCAACCGCATGCACACCGCCGTGTCGCTGCTCGAACTCGGCCGGACGGATGAGGCGGTGGAGATCCTCACCGAGACCTCGCGACAGAGCCAGTCGCTCGTCGACCAGGTCGCGGCCCGCCGCGACGGCGACCCCACCGTCGGAGCGCTGCTGCTCGGCAAGGCAGCCCAGGCGCGGGAGCGGAACGTGGCGTGGGACGCCCGCATCGCCCCCGACGCGCCGCGCAGCACGCTGGCGCCGATCGACGCGGTCTCGGTCGTGGGGAACCTGATAGACAACGCCGTCGACGCCGCCGCCACCGGGCCCGCGCCCCGCTGGGTGAGGGTGGAGTTCGACCCGGTCGCCGGCGGCGCGCTCCGCATCCGGGTCTCGGACAGCGGCACCGGGATCGATCCGGCCGATCGCGAGCGGGTCTTCACGCACGGGTTCTCCACCAAGCCGGCGGGCGCCGAGGGCCGCGGCGTGGGCCTCGCCCTGGTGCGCGCCATCGTCGATGGAGCAGGCGGCAGCATCCGGATCACCGACAGCCCGACCATGTTCGAGATCGTCCTGCCGGGGAGGCGTCGATGATCGGCGTCCTCCTGGTGGACGATGATCCTCTGACGATCGAGGTGCACCGGCGCCACCTCGAGCGGATCGACGGATTCGAGGTGGTCGGCGAGTGCCATGACGCGCGGTCGGCGGTGGGGGCCATCCTCGGCGCCGACCCGGGCGTGATCGACCTCGTCCTCCTCGACGTCACCATGCCCGACGGCACCGGGGTCGATGTGCTGCGCCACGTGCGGGCGCGGGGCGTCGCGGTCGACGTCATCGCCGTCACGGGCGTCCGCGACGCCGACGTCGTGCGGCAGATGGTGGCACTCGGTGTCGCTCAGTACCTGGTGAAGCCCTTCACCTTCGCGACGTTCTCCGAGCGACTGCGGCAGTACATCGATTTCCGCCGACGGGCATCGGATGCCGAGGGCCCGGCCACCCAGGAGGAGATCGACGCGCTCCTGGGCGCCCTGCGTCCCCCCGCGACGACCGCGCCGCCCAAGGGCCTGTCGGCGGAGAGCCTCGACCGGGTCGCACAGGCCGTCCGCAGCGGCGGCCCGCTGTCGGCCGCCGAGGCCGCCGAGCAGACGGGGCTGTCGCGCGTGTCGGCCCGTCGCTACCTCGAGCACCTCGTCGAGGCCGGTCGCGTCGAGCGACTCCCCCGCTATCGCGGGCGCGGCAGACCGGAGTCGGAGTACCGCTGGCGCCGCTGATCAGGAGCGCTCGACCAGACGCGCCGGGGTGTTCCCGTCGCCCCCCACCGTGACGTAGTCGGCGTGCTTGGCGTCGAGACCGTCGCCGGCGGTCCTCCCCCGGAGCCGCCGCCAGACCCACGGCAGCACGTCCCGGCGCAACCAGCTGCCCGGTGCCGGCGGATCGTCATCGGCGTGCAGCGCCGCATCGAGCCGGCCGAGGGCCTCGGCGTCGGGGACTCCGAGGGTCTCGGCGGCCCGATAGGCCAGGAATCGGTGTCCGCTCGAGCGCAGGTGCACCCTGTCGTCGGCCCAGAACCCGAGGTCTCCGATCGCGGGATGGGCGTCGAGGTCGAGGAGCATCGCACCGGTGTCGGTCGCGACATGCCGCAGCTGCTCGGCGTACCGGGCGAAGCGTCGCGAGAACACCCGCGCTCCGGGCCTGCGCGGCAGGAACGGGGTCACTAGGAGGACGTCGATGCCGGCACGGCGAAGACGTCGCACCGCGGCAGCGACCTGGTCGGCGAGATCGACGGGGTCGGCGCGCGATCCCGCCAGGTCGTTCGCGCCGATGAAGATCGACACCAGGTCGGGGGCCATCGCGAGCGCCTGCGGGACCTGCACCTCGGTGACGTCGCGCACGCGGCGACTGCGAACGGCCAGGTTGGCGTAGCGCAGCGGCCGCGTCGCACCGGTTCCCTGCGAGCGGGCGAGGAGCTCGGCCAGGCGATCCGCCCATCCGCGGAACTGCCCCGTCGGCATGCGCGAGGTATCGCAGAGGCCCTCGGTGAGCGAGTCGCCGAGGGCGACGAAGCGCCGCCAGCGCGGCGCCGTCGGCATCGGTTTGGGCAGGGCCGCAGGGCGGCCGAGTCCGCGGACGAACTGCGCGTCGTCGAGCGGACGGAGCCTGCGCGCCTCGTCGTAGTGCGCCACCAGCTGCGCGCACAGCGCCTCCCAGCTGCGGGTGCGGACGGCCTCTGCGGCGGCGGCGGCGAAGGCGGCGCGCTTGGCGCCGTCACCGACGAGGTCCGCCACGCGGGCGCGGAGGTCGTCGAGGTCGCCGGGCCGGTAGAGCCATCCGTCGACGCTGGAACGCACGAGGTCCACGGGTCCGCCGACGCCGGTGGCCACGACGGGAACACCGCTGGCGAGAGCCTCCTGGATCGTCTGCCCGAACGTCTCGCTCTCGCCGGGGTGGACGAAGACGTCGAACCCGGCCAGCGCCTGCGCGAGCTCGGGACCGCGCAGGTGTCCGGTGAAGACGGCACCCGGGAGGGACTTCTCCAGAGCGGGCCGCGAGGGTCCGTCACCCACGATCACGAGCATGGTTCCCGGGAGGTCCTGCAGAACCTTCAGGTCGGCGACCTGCTTCTCGGGGGCGAGCCGGCCGACGTAGCCGACGATGGTGCGCCCGGGCGCGACCTCGTTGCGCCAGCTGTCGCTCCGTCGCGACGGGTGGAACAGCTCGGTGTCGACGCCGCGGCCCCACCGTCGCACCCGGTCGACGCCGAGGTCGGCGAGCTGGGCCATCGATGCGGTAGAGGGCGCCAGGGTCAGCGTCGCGCGCCGGTGCAGCCGTGTGACGTGAGCCCGCACCAGTGCCGTGGCCCGTGGCATCCCGTACTTCTCGGCGTACGCCACCACATCGGTCTGATAGATCGCCACGGTCGGCACCCGCAGGATGTCGGCGGCGACCAGGCCCTGCCAGCCCAGCACGAAGGGCGAGGCGAGGTGGACCACGTCGGGCCCGAAGCTGCGGAGGATGGCGGTCAGCCGCGCGGCGCGCGCGAACACGACCCGCACCTCGGGGTACGACGGCAACGGCACGGAACGCAGCATCCGGGCATCGGCGCCGTGGAGACCGGCGACGACCACCTCCTCCGACGCACCCCCGGCCCGCGGGGCGATCACGAGGATCTCGTGCCCGGCCGCCGACAGGTGGCGGAGCACCTGCAGCACCGAACCGGTGACACCGTTCATGTGGGGAAGGAAGGACTCGGCGATGACCGCGACTCTCACGCATCCACCATCGCGCGACCAGGTGGCCGAACGGATGCCGCGCCACCCCCCGTCGCCGAGAATTCACCGTCCGCACGGCGGCACGTCACCGGTCGTCCCCCGTTCGGTCGCCGTTCACCGGCCGCTGGTACCCACGACAGTGTGATCGACGATCTGCTCGCCGGCATCTCGGAGAACCCGTGGTCGCTGGCGGTGATGGCCGCGCTCGTCCTGGGCGACGCGTTCCTCGTCGTCGTCCCCGGCGAGGTCGCCGTGACGGCCCTCGGCGCCCTGGCCGTCGTGCACGGCGCCCCGCCGCTGCTCGCGGTCATCGCCGTCGCGACGATCGCCGCTCTGGCCGGCGACACCCTCTGTTATCTCATCGGTCGCACCATCGGCCTGGAACGGTGGCGATGGATGCGCGCGCGGCGCGTCCGCGCGGCGCTCGGCGCCGTCGGGGATCGGCTGCAGCGGCGCACCGCGGTGGTGCTCTTCACCGCCCGCTTCGTCCCGTTCGCCAGACTCGCGGTGAACCTCACCGCCGGCGCCTCGCGCGTGCCTGCTCCGCGCTACCTGCTCGTGGCCGCACTGGCGGCGCTCGGCTGGGCCGTGTATCAGTCGCTCGTCGGAGCGGTGGTGGCCGCCCTGGTTCCGGGGGGACCGGTCGTCGCGGTGGTCGTGTCGATCGTCGTCGCGCTCGTCCTCGGCCTTCTCATCGACCGGCTTCTCGGCCGGAAGACCCTCCCACCGGCCGAGTGAGTCCGCGGGTCACACCAGCGCGAGCGTCTGCCGCGCGGCATCCGTCACCGCCCTGCCGTAGTGGCGACCATGCCCGGCGGCGTGGACGGCCAGCGGATGGAGCTGATGGACCGGGATGCGATCGCGCCAGCCGTCGGCGAGGGGGTGACGCTCGTCATACCCGGCGAGGATGTCCTCGAGGAACGGGCAGCCGAACAGATCGAGCATCGCCAGGTCGGTCTCGCGGTGGCCGCCGTGGGCGGCCGGGTCGATGAGCACGACACCGTCGGGCGTCCAGAGCACGTTGCCGTGCCACAGGTCGCCGTGGAGTCGGGCAGGGACGTCGCCGTCGTCGAACACTCCTCGGGCGATCGCCGCGCAGGCCTCCCGGACGACGTGGGCCTCGGTCTCGGTGAGGAACCCCGCCGCCACGGCCGGCGCCAGGAACGGGAGCACCCGGTCGCGCGCGTAGAAGGCGCCCCAGGTCTTCTCCGCCGCCGCCGGCTGCGGTCGCGCGCCGATGAAGAGGGCCTCCACCCCCGGCGGCGGCGACCCGTACGCGAGCGCCCCGGCGTCGTGGGTGACCGCGAGAGCCCGCCCGAAGGCACGGGCGGCAGCGCGGTCGGGGCCGGCGGTCTGCAGGCGCTCGAGTTCGATGGCGGCCGACTCGACGGCGACGACCTGCGCGGTCCGCACCCCGCGAGCCTCCGCGAGCCAGCGGAGTCCCGCCGCCTCGGCGGCGAAGAATCCGTCGGGGGCATCCGAGCGCTCCTTGCGGAAGGTCGTCCCGCCGCCGGCGCTCATCCGCCCACGCGGACGGATGCAGTGTCTGTGGCGCTGACGGCGTCGGCGGAGGCGGCGTCGGCTGCCGCGGCGACGCGGGCGGCGTGCGTGGGTGCGTCGGGGACGTTCGCCGGGCGGCCCGCAGCCAGCTCGCGCCGCAGCACCGGGACCACCTCGCCACCGAGGATGTCCAGCTGCGTGAGGACCGTCTTCAGCGGAAGCCCCGCGTGATCGATGAGGAACAGCTGGCGCTGATAGTCGCCGTAGTGCTCGCGCATGCCGGCGTAACGGTCGATGATCTGCTGCGGCGAGCCGACGGTGAGCGGCGTCATCTCGCTGAAGTCCTCCAGGCTCGGGCCATGACCGTAGACGGGCGCGTTGTCGAAGTAGGGGCGGAACTCGCGCACCGCATCCTGCGAGTTCTCGGCCAGGAACACCTGGCCGCCCAGGCCCACGATGGCCTCCTCGGGGGCGCCGTGACCATAGTGGGCGAAGCGCTCGCGATAGAGCGAGATCAGCCGCTGGTAGTGCTCCTTCGGCCAGAAGATGTTGTTCGCGAAGAAGCCGTCGCCGTAGAACGCCGCCTGCTCGGCGATCTCGGGGGTGCGGATCGAGCCGTGCCAGACGAATGGCGGCACACCGTCCAGCGGTCGCGGGGTGGCGGTGAACCCCTGCAGGGGGGTGCGGAAACGCCCCTCCCAGTCCACGACGTCCTCGCGCCACAGCCGGTGCAGGAGCGCGTAGTTCTCCACCGCCAGCGGCAGACCCTGCCGGATGTCCTTGCCGAACCAGGGGTAGACGGCGCTGGTGTTCCCCCGGCCGAGCGTCAGATCGACCCGTCCCTGGGCCAGGTGCTGCAGCATCGCGTAGTCCTCGGCGATCTTCACCGGATCATTCGTGGTGATCAGCGTCGTCGCCGTGGAGAGGATCAGCCGTTCG of the Microbacterium invictum genome contains:
- a CDS encoding ATP-binding protein, whose amino-acid sequence is MARRPAPASAASRMFAAVAASVVAIVLILVGVLVVDAQGSERSEAEQVTRSVAAALAALPEVESVVGEPDASATLQPVAERIMRESDLDFVVIMTPQGTRVTHPDPTEIGRTYLGTIPAEPSTLTEEFVGTLGPSVRSIAPILSDGRLVGWVAVGVTLGSISAEILSRLPFVLGIALLLLAAGLVGAVIARRQLRRMAGDLPPGTIRDAVASYESVRTLGEALRAQTHEHGNRMHTAVSLLELGRTDEAVEILTETSRQSQSLVDQVAARRDGDPTVGALLLGKAAQARERNVAWDARIAPDAPRSTLAPIDAVSVVGNLIDNAVDAAATGPAPRWVRVEFDPVAGGALRIRVSDSGTGIDPADRERVFTHGFSTKPAGAEGRGVGLALVRAIVDGAGGSIRITDSPTMFEIVLPGRRR
- a CDS encoding DedA family protein; translation: MIDDLLAGISENPWSLAVMAALVLGDAFLVVVPGEVAVTALGALAVVHGAPPLLAVIAVATIAALAGDTLCYLIGRTIGLERWRWMRARRVRAALGAVGDRLQRRTAVVLFTARFVPFARLAVNLTAGASRVPAPRYLLVAALAALGWAVYQSLVGAVVAALVPGGPVVAVVVSIVVALVLGLLIDRLLGRKTLPPAE
- a CDS encoding response regulator, with amino-acid sequence MIGVLLVDDDPLTIEVHRRHLERIDGFEVVGECHDARSAVGAILGADPGVIDLVLLDVTMPDGTGVDVLRHVRARGVAVDVIAVTGVRDADVVRQMVALGVAQYLVKPFTFATFSERLRQYIDFRRRASDAEGPATQEEIDALLGALRPPATTAPPKGLSAESLDRVAQAVRSGGPLSAAEAAEQTGLSRVSARRYLEHLVEAGRVERLPRYRGRGRPESEYRWRR
- a CDS encoding LLM class flavin-dependent oxidoreductase gives rise to the protein MQFGVFTVSDITEDPTTGRTPTDAERIQATIAIARHAEEVGLDVFALGEHHNPPFWSSSPTTALAFIAARTERLILSTATTLITTNDPVKIAEDYAMLQHLAQGRVDLTLGRGNTSAVYPWFGKDIRQGLPLAVENYALLHRLWREDVVDWEGRFRTPLQGFTATPRPLDGVPPFVWHGSIRTPEIAEQAAFYGDGFFANNIFWPKEHYQRLISLYRERFAHYGHGAPEEAIVGLGGQVFLAENSQDAVREFRPYFDNAPVYGHGPSLEDFSEMTPLTVGSPQQIIDRYAGMREHYGDYQRQLFLIDHAGLPLKTVLTQLDILGGEVVPVLRRELAAGRPANVPDAPTHAARVAAAADAASADAVSATDTASVRVGG
- a CDS encoding fructosamine kinase family protein, whose amino-acid sequence is MSAGGGTTFRKERSDAPDGFFAAEAAGLRWLAEARGVRTAQVVAVESAAIELERLQTAGPDRAAARAFGRALAVTHDAGALAYGSPPPGVEALFIGARPQPAAAEKTWGAFYARDRVLPFLAPAVAAGFLTETEAHVVREACAAIARGVFDDGDVPARLHGDLWHGNVLWTPDGVVLIDPAAHGGHRETDLAMLDLFGCPFLEDILAGYDERHPLADGWRDRIPVHQLHPLAVHAAGHGRHYGRAVTDAARQTLALV
- a CDS encoding glycosyltransferase, translated to MRVAVIAESFLPHMNGVTGSVLQVLRHLSAAGHEILVIAPRAGGASEEVVVAGLHGADARMLRSVPLPSYPEVRVVFARAARLTAILRSFGPDVVHLASPFVLGWQGLVAADILRVPTVAIYQTDVVAYAEKYGMPRATALVRAHVTRLHRRATLTLAPSTASMAQLADLGVDRVRRWGRGVDTELFHPSRRSDSWRNEVAPGRTIVGYVGRLAPEKQVADLKVLQDLPGTMLVIVGDGPSRPALEKSLPGAVFTGHLRGPELAQALAGFDVFVHPGESETFGQTIQEALASGVPVVATGVGGPVDLVRSSVDGWLYRPGDLDDLRARVADLVGDGAKRAAFAAAAAEAVRTRSWEALCAQLVAHYDEARRLRPLDDAQFVRGLGRPAALPKPMPTAPRWRRFVALGDSLTEGLCDTSRMPTGQFRGWADRLAELLARSQGTGATRPLRYANLAVRSRRVRDVTEVQVPQALAMAPDLVSIFIGANDLAGSRADPVDLADQVAAAVRRLRRAGIDVLLVTPFLPRRPGARVFSRRFARYAEQLRHVATDTGAMLLDLDAHPAIGDLGFWADDRVHLRSSGHRFLAYRAAETLGVPDAEALGRLDAALHADDDPPAPGSWLRRDVLPWVWRRLRGRTAGDGLDAKHADYVTVGGDGNTPARLVERS